From one Bacteroides fragilis NCTC 9343 genomic stretch:
- a CDS encoding TlpA disulfide reductase family protein — MKKLTYLAVAAVALGVASCNTNKPGYVITGTVEGAADGDTVFIQERVNRQFNKLDTAIIANGTFTFEGAQDSVVNRYITYSKDGDGVYVDFFLENGKIKVNLSKDDKSATGTPNNDAYQEIRNKINAIDQKQAAIYQAMGDSTLTDDQKMAKQKEFSELEEAYSQAIKEGVQKNITNPVGIMLFKQSFYENSTEDNDALLKQIPANYQNDETIVKIKDITEKQKATAAGQKFIDFEMLTPDGKPVKLSDYVGKGKVVLVDFWASWCGPCRREMPNIVEAYAKYKGKNFEIVGVSLDQDADKWKDAIKKLNITWPQMSDLKGWQNEGAQLYAVNSIPHTMLVDADGTILARGLHGEKLQTKLEEVLNK; from the coding sequence ATGAAAAAGTTAACTTATCTGGCTGTTGCAGCAGTTGCTCTCGGAGTGGCATCTTGTAACACCAACAAACCCGGTTATGTAATAACAGGTACTGTGGAAGGCGCTGCCGACGGAGATACTGTATTTATCCAGGAACGTGTGAACAGACAGTTCAACAAACTGGACACAGCTATCATCGCTAACGGAACATTTACATTCGAAGGCGCACAGGATTCCGTAGTGAACCGCTACATCACTTATTCTAAAGACGGCGACGGAGTCTATGTGGATTTCTTCCTCGAAAACGGTAAAATCAAGGTAAACCTGTCTAAAGACGATAAATCGGCAACCGGTACTCCGAACAACGATGCTTATCAGGAGATACGGAACAAGATAAATGCAATCGACCAGAAACAAGCCGCTATCTATCAGGCTATGGGCGACAGCACATTGACCGATGACCAGAAGATGGCTAAACAAAAAGAATTTTCAGAACTGGAAGAGGCGTACAGCCAGGCTATCAAAGAAGGCGTACAAAAGAATATCACCAATCCGGTAGGTATCATGTTGTTCAAACAAAGCTTCTATGAAAACTCTACCGAGGATAACGACGCTCTGCTGAAACAAATTCCCGCCAACTATCAGAATGACGAAACGATTGTGAAAATCAAGGATATCACTGAAAAGCAGAAAGCTACTGCCGCCGGACAGAAATTCATCGACTTCGAAATGCTGACACCTGACGGAAAACCGGTGAAACTGTCTGACTATGTAGGCAAAGGCAAAGTGGTATTGGTTGACTTCTGGGCAAGCTGGTGTGGCCCATGCCGCCGCGAAATGCCTAACATTGTAGAAGCTTATGCTAAATATAAAGGCAAAAACTTCGAAATCGTAGGTGTATCTCTGGATCAGGATGCCGATAAATGGAAAGATGCCATCAAGAAGCTGAACATCACATGGCCTCAGATGTCCGACCTGAAAGGCTGGCAAAATGAAGGTGCACAGTTGTATGCTGTAAACAGTATCCCCCACACCATGTTGGTGGACGCTGACGGAACGATCCTGGCACGCGGCCTGCACGGCGAAAAGCTTCAGACCAAACTGGAAGAAGTGCTGAATAAGTAA
- a CDS encoding glycosyltransferase family 1 protein, which translates to MKIKVSNVNTPNWKEVTVKSRVPAELEKLSELARNIWWAWNYEATELFRDLDPTLWKEAGQNPVLLLERMSYEKLEALSKDKVILKRMNDVYAKFRDYMDVTPDNKRPSVAYFSMEYGLNHVLKIYSGGLGVLAGDYLKEASDSNVDLCAVGFLYRYGYFTQTLSMDGQQIANYEAQNFGQLPIDRVTDADGKPLVVDVPYMDYYVHANVWRVNVGRVSLYLLDTDNEMNSEFDRPITHQLYGGDWENRLKQEILLGIGGMLTLKALGIKKDIYHCNEGHAALINVQRICDYVATGLTFNQAIELVRASSLYTVHTPVPAGHDYFDEGLFGKYMGGYPVKMGISWDDLMDLGRNNPGDKGERFCMSVFACNTSQEVNGVSWLHGKVSQEMFSSIWKGYFPEESHVGYVTNGVHFPTWSATEWKQLYAKYFNENFLYDQSNPKIWEAIYNVPDEEIWKTRVTMKNKLVDYIRKQFRETWLKNQGDPSRIVSLLDKINPNALLIGFGRRFATYKRAHLLFTDLERLSKIVNNPDYPVQFLFTGKAHPHDGAGQGLIKRIVEISQRPEFLGKIIFLENYDMQLARRLVTGVDIWLNTPTRPLEASGTSGEKALMNGVLNFSVLDGWWLEGYREGAGWALTEKRTYQNQEHQDQLDAATIYSILETEILPLYYARNKKGYSEGWIKSVKNSIAQIAPHYTMKRQLDDYYSKFYCKEAKRFKELSANDNAKAKEIAAWKEEVVAKWDSIEIVSKEREADIAQGDIESGKEYTITVVVDEKGLNDAVGLELVTTYTTPEGKQHVYSVEPFSVIKKEGDLYTFQAKHSLSNAGSFKVAYRMFPKNQDLPHRQDFCYVRWFV; encoded by the coding sequence ATGAAAATTAAAGTAAGTAATGTGAATACTCCGAATTGGAAGGAGGTAACTGTAAAGTCACGTGTTCCTGCGGAATTAGAGAAACTATCTGAACTGGCACGCAACATTTGGTGGGCGTGGAATTATGAAGCTACTGAACTCTTCAGAGACTTGGATCCGACTCTCTGGAAAGAAGCCGGTCAGAATCCTGTGCTTTTGCTTGAACGTATGAGTTACGAAAAACTGGAAGCTTTATCAAAAGATAAAGTAATCCTGAAACGCATGAACGACGTATATGCTAAATTTAGAGACTACATGGATGTGACGCCCGATAACAAACGTCCGTCAGTGGCTTACTTTAGCATGGAATATGGTTTGAATCATGTTCTTAAAATATATTCCGGGGGTCTGGGTGTATTGGCCGGCGACTATCTGAAAGAAGCTTCGGACAGTAATGTAGATCTGTGTGCAGTAGGTTTCCTGTATCGCTATGGTTACTTTACACAAACCCTGTCGATGGACGGACAGCAGATTGCCAATTACGAGGCACAGAACTTCGGACAACTCCCTATTGACCGCGTGACGGATGCAGACGGCAAACCGTTGGTAGTAGATGTGCCTTATATGGATTACTACGTACATGCAAATGTATGGAGAGTGAACGTAGGACGCGTTTCTTTGTATCTGCTCGATACAGACAATGAAATGAACAGCGAGTTTGACCGTCCTATCACTCACCAGCTGTACGGAGGTGACTGGGAAAACCGTTTGAAACAAGAGATCCTGCTGGGTATCGGCGGTATGCTGACACTGAAGGCATTGGGTATCAAAAAAGATATTTATCACTGTAACGAAGGACACGCCGCCCTGATCAATGTTCAGCGTATCTGCGATTATGTAGCTACCGGCCTGACTTTCAACCAGGCTATCGAGTTGGTTCGTGCATCTTCACTGTATACGGTTCACACTCCGGTGCCTGCCGGTCACGACTACTTTGACGAAGGCTTGTTCGGTAAATATATGGGCGGATATCCCGTTAAGATGGGTATCAGCTGGGACGACCTGATGGACCTTGGACGTAACAATCCGGGTGATAAGGGCGAACGTTTCTGTATGTCTGTATTTGCTTGCAACACTTCTCAGGAAGTGAACGGTGTAAGCTGGCTGCACGGAAAAGTTTCTCAGGAGATGTTCTCTTCTATCTGGAAGGGATACTTCCCCGAAGAGAGCCATGTGGGTTATGTGACCAATGGTGTACACTTCCCCACATGGAGCGCTACCGAATGGAAACAGCTTTATGCTAAATACTTTAACGAAAACTTCCTGTACGATCAGTCAAATCCGAAGATCTGGGAAGCTATCTATAATGTGCCCGATGAAGAGATCTGGAAGACTCGCGTGACGATGAAGAACAAGCTGGTGGATTATATCCGTAAGCAGTTCCGTGAAACGTGGTTGAAGAACCAGGGAGATCCTTCACGCATTGTATCGCTGTTGGACAAGATCAATCCGAATGCATTGCTGATCGGTTTCGGCCGCCGTTTTGCCACTTACAAACGTGCTCACTTGTTGTTCACCGATCTGGAACGCTTGTCTAAGATCGTTAACAATCCCGATTATCCGGTACAGTTCCTCTTCACAGGTAAGGCTCACCCGCACGATGGTGCAGGCCAGGGACTGATCAAGAGAATCGTTGAGATCTCTCAGCGTCCGGAATTCCTGGGTAAGATCATCTTCCTTGAAAACTACGATATGCAGTTGGCCCGTCGTCTGGTGACCGGAGTTGATATCTGGTTGAATACTCCGACCCGTCCGCTCGAAGCATCCGGTACATCGGGTGAGAAAGCGTTGATGAATGGTGTATTGAACTTCTCTGTACTCGACGGATGGTGGCTTGAAGGTTACCGCGAAGGTGCAGGTTGGGCATTGACCGAAAAACGTACTTATCAGAACCAGGAACATCAGGATCAGCTCGACGCAGCTACTATCTACAGTATCCTCGAAACAGAAATCCTGCCGCTGTATTATGCACGCAACAAGAAGGGATACTCTGAAGGCTGGATTAAGAGTGTGAAAAACTCGATCGCCCAGATCGCTCCTCACTATACCATGAAGCGTCAGCTCGACGATTACTACAGTAAGTTCTACTGCAAGGAAGCTAAACGTTTCAAAGAACTGTCTGCCAATGACAATGCAAAGGCAAAAGAGATAGCAGCCTGGAAAGAAGAAGTCGTTGCTAAGTGGGACTCTATCGAGATTGTTTCAAAAGAGAGGGAAGCAGACATTGCACAAGGCGATATCGAAAGCGGCAAAGAGTATACCATTACAGTTGTCGTTGACGAGAAAGGATTGAACGATGCAGTGGGACTGGAGTTGGTTACAACTTATACGACTCCGGAAGGCAAGCAGCATGTATATTCGGTAGAACCATTCAGTGTGATCAAGAAAGAAGGCGACCTGTATACATTCCAGGCTAAGCACAGCTTGTCGAATGCAGGAAGCTTTAAAGTGGCATACCGTATGTTCCCGAAAAATCAGGATCTGCCTCACCGTCAAGACTTCTGCTACGTACGTTGGTTCGTCTGA
- a CDS encoding glycosyltransferase: MVKDLLTPDYIFEASWEVCNKVGGIYTVLSTRANTLQTNFRDKLFFIGPDVWQGKDNPLFIESDNLCAAWKEHALKKDDLSVRVGRWNIPGEPIVILVDFQPFFEKKNEIYTEMWNHFQVDSLHAYGDYDEASMFSYAAGKVVESFYRYNLTENDKVIYQAHEWMTGLGALYLQLAVPEIGTIFTTHATSIGRSIAGNDKPLYDYLFAYNGDQMAQELNMQSKHSIEKQTAHHVDCFTTVSEITNNECKELLDKAADVVLMNGFEDDFVPQGSAFTGKRKRARALMLNVANKLLGTHMDDDTLIIGTSGRYEFKNKGIDVFLESLNRLNRDKDLQKNVLAFVNVPGWVGEPREDLQTRLKSKEKFDTPLEVPFITHWLHNMTHDQVLDMLKYLGMGNRPEDKVKVIFVPCYLDGKDGILNKEYYDLILGEDLSVYPSYYEPWGYTPLESVAFRVPTITTDLAGFGLWVNSLKNQHGIDNGVEVLHRSDYNYSEVADGIKDTIALFSGKTDNEVKEIRKQAAAVAEQALWKHFIKYYYEAYDIALRNAMKRQLN, from the coding sequence ATGGTAAAAGATTTATTAACCCCCGATTATATCTTCGAAGCCAGTTGGGAAGTGTGCAACAAGGTAGGAGGAATTTATACTGTTTTGTCTACAAGGGCAAATACGTTGCAAACTAACTTCCGTGACAAATTATTTTTTATAGGGCCGGATGTATGGCAAGGAAAGGACAATCCCTTGTTTATAGAATCTGACAATCTTTGTGCGGCATGGAAAGAACATGCCCTCAAGAAAGATGACCTTTCTGTCCGTGTCGGACGTTGGAATATTCCGGGTGAACCCATTGTTATTCTCGTTGACTTTCAGCCTTTTTTTGAGAAAAAGAATGAAATCTATACTGAAATGTGGAATCACTTTCAGGTCGATTCATTGCATGCTTACGGCGATTATGACGAAGCATCCATGTTTTCGTATGCTGCCGGAAAAGTGGTGGAAAGCTTCTATCGCTACAACCTGACCGAAAATGATAAGGTCATTTATCAGGCACATGAATGGATGACCGGCCTGGGAGCACTGTATCTGCAATTGGCTGTTCCCGAAATAGGAACCATCTTCACCACCCATGCCACTTCTATCGGCCGTAGCATTGCCGGAAACGATAAACCTTTATATGACTATCTGTTTGCTTATAACGGCGATCAGATGGCACAGGAGCTGAATATGCAGTCGAAGCACTCGATTGAAAAGCAGACTGCGCATCACGTTGACTGCTTTACGACGGTGAGCGAAATCACCAACAACGAGTGTAAGGAACTGCTTGATAAAGCCGCCGATGTAGTATTGATGAACGGTTTCGAGGACGATTTCGTTCCTCAGGGAAGCGCTTTCACCGGTAAGCGCAAACGTGCGCGTGCATTGATGTTGAATGTGGCCAATAAGCTTCTGGGTACCCATATGGACGATGACACATTAATTATCGGCACCAGTGGCCGTTACGAGTTTAAGAACAAAGGGATCGACGTGTTTCTGGAATCATTGAACCGTTTGAACCGGGACAAGGACCTGCAGAAGAACGTGCTGGCATTTGTCAATGTACCGGGTTGGGTGGGAGAGCCCCGCGAGGATTTGCAGACACGGCTGAAAAGCAAAGAAAAATTCGATACTCCGCTCGAAGTACCTTTCATTACCCATTGGCTGCATAACATGACCCACGACCAAGTTCTGGATATGCTCAAATATCTTGGTATGGGAAATCGTCCGGAAGATAAAGTGAAGGTGATTTTCGTTCCGTGCTATCTGGACGGAAAAGATGGAATCCTGAACAAAGAATATTATGATCTGATATTGGGAGAAGACTTGAGTGTCTATCCTTCTTATTACGAACCTTGGGGATACACTCCGCTTGAGAGTGTGGCATTCCGCGTACCTACTATTACAACAGACCTGGCAGGCTTCGGCCTTTGGGTGAACAGCCTGAAAAATCAGCATGGCATCGATAATGGGGTAGAGGTGTTACACCGTTCGGACTATAATTACTCAGAGGTAGCCGACGGTATCAAAGATACGATCGCACTGTTCTCGGGTAAAACAGATAATGAGGTGAAAGAGATCCGCAAACAAGCTGCGGCTGTGGCCGAACAGGCTCTATGGAAGCATTTCATCAAATATTATTACGAGGCTTATGACATCGCCTTGCGTAATGCCATGAAACGTCAACTAAACTAA
- a CDS encoding V-type ATP synthase subunit K: MEMNLFIAYIGIAVMVGLSGIGSAYGVTIAGNAAIGALKKNDSAFGNFLVLTALPGTQGLYGFAGYFMFQTIFGILTPQITAIQASAVLGAGIALGLVALFSAIRQGQVCANGIAAIGQGHNVFSNTLILAVFPELYAIVALAATFLIGSALA; this comes from the coding sequence ATGGAAATGAATTTGTTTATTGCTTACATTGGCATCGCGGTTATGGTTGGTTTGTCAGGCATCGGAAGTGCTTACGGAGTGACTATTGCAGGTAACGCTGCTATCGGCGCATTGAAGAAAAACGATAGTGCATTCGGTAACTTCCTCGTACTGACAGCTCTTCCGGGTACACAGGGATTGTATGGTTTCGCAGGTTACTTTATGTTCCAGACTATTTTCGGTATCCTTACTCCGCAGATTACCGCCATTCAGGCTTCTGCCGTTTTGGGTGCGGGTATTGCTCTCGGATTGGTGGCTCTGTTTTCCGCTATCCGTCAGGGACAGGTTTGCGCCAATGGTATTGCAGCCATCGGACAAGGCCACAATGTATTCAGCAACACATTGATTCTTGCTGTGTTCCCCGAACTTTATGCTATCGTGGCATTGGCTGCTACCTTCCTTATCGGTAGTGCGCTTGCATAA
- a CDS encoding V-type ATP synthase subunit I produces MITKMKKLTFLVYHKEYEDFLNSLRELGVVHIVEKQQGAAENAELQDNIRLSARLAAALKLLQNQKHEKDAVIAANGGSAERGLQVLDEIDALQTEHSKLLQQQQTCGKEKDALEAWGNFEPEGIQRLKDAGYVVGFYTCSEGNYKEEWEAEYNAMIICRISSKVFFITVTKDGEEVDLDVEQAKLPSQSLAQLEAQYANTETALEENEKKLVALSETDIPSLKEALKQVQTEIEFSKVVLSTEQTAGDKLMLLEGWAPATSKVEIEAYLNDAHIYYEITDPTPEDNVPIELNNKGFFAWFEPICKLYMLPKYNELDLTPFFAPFFMIFFGLCLGDSGYGLFLFVGATAYRLLAKKLSQSAKSIISLIQILATSTFFCGLLTGTFFGANIYDLPLPFIQRLKSAVFMDNNDMFQLSLILGAVQILFGMVLKAVNQTIQFGFKYAIATIGWIILLLSLAFSALLPKVMPMGSTVHLIIMGIAGVMIFLFNSPGKNIFLNIGLGLWDSYNMATGLLGDVLSYVRLFALGLSGGILAGVFNSLAVGMSPDNVIAGPIVMVLIFVIGHAINIFMNVLGAMVHPMRLTFVEFFKNSGYEGGGKEYKPFRK; encoded by the coding sequence ATGATTACGAAAATGAAGAAACTCACGTTCCTGGTTTATCATAAGGAGTACGAAGATTTCCTGAACAGTCTTCGTGAACTCGGAGTGGTCCATATTGTAGAGAAGCAGCAGGGAGCGGCGGAGAATGCCGAACTGCAAGATAATATTCGTCTTTCTGCCCGTTTGGCCGCCGCATTGAAGTTGCTTCAGAACCAGAAGCACGAGAAGGATGCGGTCATTGCTGCCAATGGCGGTAGTGCCGAACGTGGTTTGCAGGTGCTCGATGAAATAGATGCCTTGCAGACCGAACACAGTAAACTGTTGCAACAGCAGCAAACCTGTGGCAAGGAGAAAGACGCTTTGGAGGCTTGGGGCAACTTTGAGCCGGAAGGCATACAGCGTTTGAAAGATGCCGGTTATGTAGTCGGCTTCTATACCTGCTCCGAAGGTAACTACAAGGAAGAATGGGAAGCGGAATACAACGCTATGATCATCTGCCGCATATCCTCAAAAGTCTTTTTCATCACCGTGACCAAGGACGGGGAGGAAGTCGATCTGGATGTAGAGCAAGCTAAACTGCCATCGCAGTCACTGGCCCAGCTCGAGGCGCAGTATGCGAATACAGAGACCGCACTTGAAGAGAATGAAAAGAAGTTGGTCGCTTTGTCCGAAACCGATATCCCTTCGCTGAAGGAGGCTTTGAAACAGGTGCAGACTGAAATAGAATTTTCAAAAGTCGTATTGAGTACAGAGCAGACTGCGGGTGACAAATTGATGTTGCTCGAAGGATGGGCCCCTGCTACCAGCAAGGTAGAGATAGAGGCTTATCTGAACGATGCACATATTTATTATGAGATCACAGATCCGACACCGGAAGACAACGTGCCGATCGAACTGAATAACAAAGGTTTCTTTGCCTGGTTCGAGCCCATTTGCAAACTCTACATGTTGCCCAAGTATAATGAACTGGACCTGACCCCGTTCTTTGCCCCGTTCTTTATGATCTTTTTCGGGCTCTGCCTGGGAGATTCCGGTTATGGATTATTCCTGTTTGTAGGAGCTACGGCTTATCGTCTATTGGCGAAAAAACTGAGTCAGTCGGCTAAATCGATCATTTCGCTGATTCAGATACTGGCAACTTCCACTTTCTTCTGCGGATTGCTGACCGGGACTTTTTTCGGAGCCAATATTTACGATCTGCCCTTGCCGTTCATCCAGCGCCTGAAGAGTGCCGTTTTCATGGATAATAATGACATGTTCCAACTCTCACTGATTCTGGGTGCGGTACAGATCCTGTTCGGCATGGTACTGAAAGCTGTCAATCAGACTATCCAGTTTGGCTTCAAGTATGCCATTGCTACAATCGGATGGATCATCCTCTTGCTATCGTTAGCCTTCTCGGCACTGTTGCCGAAAGTGATGCCGATGGGAAGTACGGTTCATTTGATCATCATGGGTATTGCCGGCGTTATGATTTTCCTGTTCAACAGTCCGGGGAAGAACATCTTCCTGAATATCGGGCTGGGCTTATGGGATTCTTATAACATGGCGACAGGTCTGTTGGGCGACGTTCTGTCATACGTCCGTTTGTTCGCTCTGGGATTGTCGGGAGGTATCCTTGCCGGCGTATTCAATAGTTTGGCAGTGGGCATGAGTCCGGACAATGTGATTGCCGGCCCCATTGTGATGGTATTGATTTTTGTAATCGGCCATGCCATCAATATCTTTATGAATGTGCTCGGAGCCATGGTTCATCCTATGCGTCTGACCTTCGTGGAGTTTTTCAAGAATTCCGGTTACGAAGGTGGTGGCAAAGAGTACAAACCATTCAGAAAATAA
- a CDS encoding V-type ATP synthase subunit D, producing MAIKFQYNKTSLQQLEKQLKVRVRTLPIIKNKESALRMEVKRCKSEAADLEERLEKQIQAYEAMFALWNEFDTSLIKVNDVHLGVKKIAGVRVPLLENVDFEIRPYSLFNAPKWYADGIHLLKELAHTAIEREFTLAKLGLLEHARKKTTQKVNLFEKVQIPGYQDALRKIKRFMEDEENLSKSSQKILKSQQEKRKEAEA from the coding sequence ATGGCTATAAAGTTTCAATATAACAAAACCTCCCTTCAGCAGCTTGAGAAGCAACTGAAAGTGCGGGTACGTACTCTCCCGATTATCAAAAACAAGGAGAGTGCCCTTCGCATGGAAGTGAAGCGCTGTAAAAGCGAAGCTGCCGATCTGGAGGAAAGGCTGGAAAAACAAATCCAGGCTTATGAAGCCATGTTCGCACTTTGGAATGAGTTTGACACCTCATTGATAAAAGTAAATGATGTTCATCTTGGTGTCAAGAAAATAGCCGGTGTACGGGTGCCTTTGCTCGAAAATGTGGATTTCGAGATCCGTCCGTACAGTCTGTTTAATGCTCCTAAGTGGTATGCCGACGGTATACACCTGCTTAAGGAGTTGGCACATACCGCTATAGAGCGTGAGTTTACGCTAGCCAAGTTGGGCTTGTTAGAACATGCGAGGAAAAAGACCACTCAGAAAGTGAATCTTTTTGAGAAGGTTCAGATACCGGGGTATCAGGATGCTTTGCGCAAGATCAAACGATTCATGGAAGATGAAGAAAATTTGTCTAAGTCGTCGCAAAAGATTCTGAAGTCACAGCAGGAAAAAAGGAAGGAGGCAGAAGCATGA
- a CDS encoding V-type ATP synthase subunit B, translated as MATKAFQKIYTKITQITKATCSLKATGVGYDELATVNGKLAQVVKIAGDEVTLQVFEGTEGIPTNAEVVFLGKSPTLKVSEQLAGRFFNAFGDPIDGGPEIEGQEVPIGGPSVNPVRRKQPSELIATGIAGIDLNNTLVSGQKIPFFADPDQPFNQVMANVALRAETDKIILGGMGMTNDDYLYFKNVFSNAGALDRIVSFVNTTENPPVERLLVPDMALTAAEYFAVQHNQKVLVLLTDMTSYADALAIVSNRMDQIPSKDSMPGSLYSDLAKIYEKAVQFPDGGSITIIAVTTLSGGDITHAVPDNTGYITEGQLFLRRDSDIGKVIVDPFRSLSRLKQLVTGKKTRKDHPQVMNAAVRLYADAANAKTKLENGFDLTNYDERTLAFAKDYSNQLLAIDVNLDTTEMLDVAWGLFGKYFRPEEVNIKKELVDQYWKK; from the coding sequence ATGGCTACAAAAGCATTTCAAAAAATATATACTAAGATTACTCAGATTACCAAGGCCACCTGTTCGCTGAAAGCTACAGGGGTAGGATATGATGAGTTGGCCACTGTGAATGGTAAACTGGCTCAGGTTGTAAAGATTGCCGGTGACGAAGTGACTTTGCAGGTGTTTGAGGGTACGGAAGGTATCCCGACCAATGCCGAAGTTGTATTTCTGGGTAAATCGCCTACGCTGAAAGTGAGCGAGCAACTGGCCGGACGTTTTTTCAACGCTTTCGGTGATCCTATCGACGGAGGACCGGAGATCGAAGGGCAGGAGGTACCGATCGGAGGGCCGTCTGTAAACCCGGTACGGCGTAAACAGCCTTCCGAGCTGATTGCAACCGGTATCGCAGGTATCGACTTGAACAATACACTGGTTTCCGGTCAGAAGATTCCGTTCTTCGCCGATCCCGACCAACCGTTCAACCAGGTGATGGCTAACGTGGCGTTACGTGCAGAAACAGATAAGATTATTCTGGGCGGTATGGGTATGACAAACGATGACTACCTGTATTTCAAGAATGTATTTTCCAATGCCGGTGCGCTCGACCGTATCGTCAGTTTCGTGAATACCACGGAGAACCCTCCGGTAGAACGTTTGCTGGTACCGGATATGGCTTTGACTGCGGCTGAATATTTCGCAGTACAGCACAATCAGAAAGTATTGGTTCTGCTGACCGATATGACTTCGTATGCCGATGCTTTGGCTATCGTGTCAAACCGTATGGACCAGATTCCTTCGAAAGATTCTATGCCGGGTTCGCTCTATTCGGATCTTGCCAAGATCTACGAAAAGGCTGTACAGTTCCCCGATGGCGGCTCCATCACGATTATTGCCGTGACTACATTGTCCGGTGGTGATATTACGCATGCTGTGCCGGATAATACAGGCTACATCACCGAAGGACAGTTGTTCCTGCGCCGTGACAGTGACATCGGTAAGGTTATTGTCGATCCGTTCCGTTCATTGTCCCGTCTGAAACAGTTGGTAACCGGTAAGAAAACCCGTAAAGACCATCCGCAGGTGATGAATGCTGCCGTGCGTTTGTATGCCGATGCCGCTAATGCCAAGACTAAATTGGAAAATGGTTTCGACCTGACCAACTATGACGAACGTACTTTAGCTTTTGCCAAAGATTACTCCAATCAGTTGCTGGCCATCGACGTCAATCTGGATACGACCGAAATGCTCGATGTAGCCTGGGGACTGTTCGGCAAATACTTCCGTCCGGAAGAAGTAAATATCAAGAAGGAACTGGTAGATCAGTATTGGAAAAAATAG